A single window of Neospora caninum Liverpool complete genome, chromosome XII DNA harbors:
- a CDS encoding DNA-directed RNA polymerase,related, translating into MQTLLSLRPPRRHPFVFAGRERRITGARERVAALAPPSSDHRDSAVYVHGTRSARSGAESAKRQRAQSICVLKKRERNGASSPASAGTRTRRGGNNEASIRQRGRVEQDEGWRKQETDCFSSRRRRGGIVRETREKGKGSETSSRAERTLKEICSAAANLKCTYTRSGGPGAPSFPSFLQFSARCVSRLSIPQPSLPCISRQLPSGVLPPASLSSLFSPSLSSSRFLSPCSPSVSSFSPSFPLPRRSPTSLVSSGCGSPRGSAPRSADFRAAHFLRERSRSFSSSSARAASEHSRLLSDVSCSFFSRDSGVCLSSSAASASLASPPPSPSSFPSCPPYPPDSASSRSSTSEAPFDPQHESLLSPRSPSYWPFEEALEALAAQGVHTPDEQAQALGFASAPHLGLETLRRLSPHQEKLVFHWLLTGDPSPPADGKLNPPSSTSLSPLESASSLSLSPSSPPATVSSCSSSPPPSAGVSPPSLPACVLSCLHILEEEMLLKGLVISDLPRDVFFSHLREAALPQEIAAEEADRQKREAKESRREKAGSEWRDPGNFGGRFAQARNPRTQSPGVRTPQAQLRDGVGKQTDFGKPHSEPAADSTRRQELLNADWISARKKEIYGDNPYPFPLRWKNAFPRRPSSLSSSSSSAPTSSAGASGASFSSSVLLQERPSSCSSEEPLCILEKRQIIVERCVWARMLEEMEEQKAFLAGSLGSSDGASEALSVDRGVAKRVWYFWVGEMRTRIAALQEEQRALLTRFSRKLAADEEAEPSSAPGHDRDSTALETNGAGEGRSGDGVAKRQKKRKSEERNGGESCSSWSSLANDGDGLKKEIEAEKTLLPLDIDPTVLALITARTAVQLILVPTASSSVLPGKKGRGLGGDFAGSLEDEEVARHVESEEGSPLETPSTAGQAPTRLFPREREDVQMRAEPAWTVAAQRLAASRADSPDGPPAETERVPSSGEKGTAESDPGSEETPQKAEEVEATAAALIQNKTQRQVPVTQMAMAIGNAVNLEVNALRSESFFRGASGASLSPSFSSSSRLVLPQPRLFREHELLRKRAEGKTLDPRESRELQRLLATPNSHHEIWDLKKKLQVGGLLLGVLLRHAFVEADFAAAKRELAEELQQKEREKELIRRAQDKKQQLEVARDKRAGNNATDCTDTGDSVPKHTADAFAHGDPQATGGCEKSEKAKRKRGRPKPLFGTAFDSEDFAHLTVYRSRRSFTKVEVPAFFHRVIYNSKTQRFLGVIQMRRVCFSQLVSGQNYTSFFAPGKLAPPARGSSASPPASSLPSSSLTSHSPSASSSGGAPAPSASSSFRTLPAPPPQAASPSFWLFLKYLPMVLPPLPWQDYSRGAYLMLRNSFIRAVSYGEVKSAGRTSRKKDEESDEDEEDEDSSLASTEARATPAETSPKKGEKRAKGGGKREKIAFLGGAGRVKMARDFHAYNTALPRAVVSALGAQAWRINKDVLSVMEAAWQRGLEIGRLPPRDSAALDEEILQLRKVATDPGAGAASGASSAASIRLRHLLQQAGKLQSERPSFLLKLQVASCFQNLDAVYFPHNIDFRGRCYPLPPHLNHMGDDICRSLLVFAEPKPLGPNGLGWLKVHIANLFGVNKVSFADRQAWVDARLDQLLQVADDPLNPRSLHLLDQEADDPWQALSALLELKKVLAHGAENSAQFLSRLPIHQDGSCNGLQHYAALGRDRRGGEAVNLVGGEKPRDVYSFVLEVVKQRVHADAARGPGPEGLAPPEKRLAGLLMHHNLLQRKVVKQTVMTICYGVTAIGARDQVTRQLEDLIGETVDEATLKSLGGYLSRVVLSSIGEVFQSAMRLKKWLDEVSKMLNRLGLPVAWMLPLVQFGAEQPYRSGKALEVRTVLQTHIVRVAGEDTPTSASKQRLGFPPNFIHSLDATHMMLTARRCLLRRPPPLVPPSFSGAAGAGPGAWTACAEAENESDWRPMAFAAVHDSYWTHAGDVDRMRTVLRQEFVRLYSQPILEEFYEGLRARLGRVADDLPPPPSKGTLDINEVLHSDYFFH; encoded by the exons ATGCAaacccttctctctctccggccgcCCAGACGGCATCCGTTCGTTTTTGCGGGGCGCGAAAGAAGAATTACAGGAGCACGGGAGAGAGTGGCGGCTCTCGCTCCGCCCTCGTCGGATCACCGTGACtctgcggtgtacgtacacggGACACGAAGCGCGAGGTCAGGGGCGGAGtcggcgaagaggcagagagcgcaaAGCATCTGTGTcttgaagaagagagagagaaatggagcatcttcgcctgcttcagCAGGGACCAGAACGCGTCGGGGAGGGAACAACGAGGCGTCGATccggcagagaggacgagtcGAGCAAGACGAGGGGTGgaggaaacaagagacgGATTGCTTCTCGAGtcgcaggagacgaggaggcatAGTTAGAGAAacacgcgaaaaagggaaagggagcGAGACTTCGTcgagagcggaaagaacTTTGAAAGAAATATGTAGCGCGGCCGCCAATCTcaagtgtacgtacacccgtAGCGGAGGACCGGGTGCACCTTCAttcccttcgtttcttcaATTCTCTGCCCGAtgtgtctcccgcctctctaTCCCCCAACCGTCTCTTCCATGCATCTCTCGGCAGCTCCCTTCAGGGGTGCTtcctccagcttctctgtcgtcgttgttttctccctccttgtcttcctcgcgcttcctttcCCCGTGTTCTCCCtcggtctcctctttctctccatcttttcCACTTCCCCGTCGCTCGCCAACGTCGCTCGTTTCCTCCGGCTGCGGATCTCCACGGGGCTCTGCGCCGCGAAGCGCGGATTTTCGTGCAGCACACTTTTTACGAGAGCGCTCAAGGTCTTTCTCATCCTCCTCTGCCAGGGCAGCATCCGAAcactctcgtctcctctctgatGTAtcctgttctttcttctctcgtgacTCCGGCGTTTGCCTAAGTTCTTCCGCTGCATCTGCATCTTTGGCGAGTCCTCCTCCGTCCCcctcgtcctttccttcaTGTCCTCCGTATCCTCCTGattccgcttcgtctcgttCCTCCACCTCGGAGGCTCCCTTTGATCCCCAACATGAATCGTTGCTGTCGccccgctcgccttcctACTGGCCCTTCGAGGAAGCCCTCGAGGCCCTCGCGGCCcaaggtgtacatacacctgacGAACAGGCTCAAGCCCTGGGCTTTGCGTCGGCGCCCCACTTGGGTCTCGAGAcgcttcgtcgtctgtctccgcatcAGGAGAAACTTGTTTTCCACTGGCTTCTCACAGGCGACCCTAGTCCTCCTGCAGATGGGAAATTAAATCCGCCATCCTccacttccctctctcctctcgagtctgcttcttcgctttcactgtctccttcgtctcctcccgcgaCAGTTTCGTcctgctcgtcttccccgcctcccTCCGCGGGAgtgtctcctccttctctccctgcgtgCGTGTTGAGCTGTCTGCACATCCTCGAGGAAGAGATGCTTCTCAAGGGTCTGGTCATTTCCGATTTGCCCCGGgacgtcttcttctcgcatCTGCGCGAGGCCGCCTTGCCGCAAGAAATCGccgccgaagaagccgacagacagaagagagaggccaaGGAAAGCcgacgcgagaaggcaggaagCGAGTGGAGAGATCCCGGAAATTTCGGTGGGCGCTTTGCTCAGGCGCGGAACCCAAGAACGCAAAGcccgggtgtacgtacaccgcaggCGCAGCTTCGAGACGGGGTCGGCAAGCAAACAGACTTCGGGAAGCCTCATTCTGAACCAGCGGCAGACTCGACGCGAAGACAAGAGCTCCTCAACGCAGACTGGATTTCtgcaagaaaaaaagaaataTACGGGGACAATCCTTATCCTTTCCCACTTCGGTGGAAAAACGCTTTTCCGCGCcgtccgtcgtctctctcctcttcttcctcttctgctcccaCCTCTTCTGCCGGTGCGTCAGGcgcctcgttttcgtcttctgttctCCTGCAAGAGCGCCCTTCGTCCTGTTCTTCTGAGGAGCCGCTTTGCATTTTGGAGAAGCGGCAGATCATCGTGGAGCGCTGTGTGTGGGCGCGGATGCTGGAGGAAATGGAGGAGCAGAAAGCGTTTCTCGCGGGGTCTCTCGGCTCGTCCGACGGCGCCTCGGAGGCTCTCTCAGTCGATCGCGGCGTGGCGAAGCGAGTCTGGTATTTCTGGGTCGGTGAGATGCGCACGCGAATCGCAGCACTTCAAGAGGAGCAGCGGGCCCTACTgactcgtttctctcgcaagCTGGCAGCTGACGAGGAGGCCGAGCCTTCCTCCGCGCCCGGCCACGACCGCGACAGCACCGCCCTCGAGACCAACGGCGCTGGCGAGGGCCGAAGCGGCGACGGTGTggcgaagaggcaaaagaaacggaaaTCTGAGGAGCGAAATGGTGGTGAGTCTTGTTCTTCTTGGTCGTCGCTCGCGAATGACGGCGACGGCTTGAAGAAGGAGATtgaagccgagaagacgctgTTGCCTCTGGACATTGATCCCACCGTCCTCGCTCTCATCACTGCGCGAACAGCCGTTCAGCTCATACTCGTTCCgactgcgtcgtcctcggtgctgccagggaagaagggacgtGGCCTGGGTGGGGACTTCGCGGGCTCtctcgaggacgaggaagtcgCGCGGCACgtggaaagcgaagaaggatcGCCACTCGAAACACCCTCGACGGCTGGCCAAGCGCCGACCCGCCTTTTccccagagagcgagaagatgTGCAAATGCGCGCCGAGCCGGCGTGGACCGTggcggcgcagcgcctcgcgGCGAGTCGCGCGGATTCGCCCGACGGCCCgcccgcagagacagagcgcgtCCCGTCGAGCGGTGAGAaagggacagcagagagcgaccctgggagcgaggaaacgccaCAGAAAGCTGAAGAGGTGGAGGCAACGGCTGCCGCACTCATTCAGAACAAGACGCAGCGGCAAGTGCCGGTGACGCAAATGGCCATGGCGATTGGAAACGCAGTCAACCTGGAAGTCAACGCTCTTCGGTCTGAGAGCTTCTTCCGGGGGGCGtctggcgcgtctctctcgccctcgttctcttcctcgtcgcgtcTCGTCTTGCCGCAGCCAAGGCTCTTCCGCGAGCACGAACTGCTGCGGAAGCGcgcagagggaaagacgcTCGATCCGCGCGAGTCTCGAGAGTtgcagcgcctcctcgcgacTCCAAACAGCCACCACGAGATCTGGGATCTCAAGAAGAAGCTGCAAGTGGGCgggcttcttctcggcgtccTCCTCAGACACGCTTTCGTCGAGGCCGACTTCGCCGCCGCGAAGCGTGAACTCGCGGAGGAGCTGCAGCagaaagagcgcgagaaggagtTGATCCGACGAGCCCAGGATAAAAAGCAACAGCTGGAGGTAGCGCGCGACAAACGAGCGGGGAACAACGCCACAgactgtacagacaccgggGACTCG GTGCCTAAACACACGGCGGACGCGTTCGCGCACGGGGACCCGCAGGCGACGGGCGGCTGTgaaaagagcgaaaaggcCAAGCGGAAACGCGGACGACCGAAGCCTCTCTTCGGGACAGCTTTTGACTCCGAAGATTTCGCACATCTCACCGTATATCGGTCGCGGCGATCTTTCACAAAG GTCGAGGTCCCGGCCTTCTTTCACCGAGTCATCTACAATTCCAAAACGCAAAGGTTTCTCGGCGTCATTCAGATGCGTCGCGTGTGCTTCTCGCAGCTCGTCTCGGGACAAAACTACACGTCCTTCTTTGCTCCTGGAAAGCTCGCTCCACCAGCCCGCGGGagctccgcttcgcctcctgcgtcttctctcccctcctcttctctgacTTCTCATTCCCCTTCTGCAAGTTCCTcgggcggcgcgccggcACCGAGCGCATCGAGCAGCTTTCGCACGttgcctgcgccgccgcctcaggcagcgtctccttccttctggCTCTTCCTCAAGTACTTGCCAATGGTGCTTCCTCCCCTGCCTTGGCAGGACTACTCGCGGGGGGCGTACCTGATGCTGCGGAATTCCTTCATCCGCGCGGTCTCCTACGGCGAAGTCAAGTCTGCCGGGCGGacctcgaggaagaaggacgaggaatctgacgaagacgaggaagacgaggactcgtctctcgcgtccacCGAGGCGAGGGCCACTCCCGCCGAAACGAGCccgaagaagggggagaagcgcgcgaagGGCGGCGGCAAGCGGGAGAAGATCGCTTTTCTCGGAGGCGCCGGCAGAGTGAAGATGGCGAGAGACTTCCACGCGTACAACACAGCTTTGCCCCGCGCCGTCGTGTCGGCGCTCGGCGCTCAGGCCTGGCGAATCAACAAGGACGTCTTGAGTGTGATGGAGGCGGCATGGCAGCGTGGGCTCGAGATCGGCCGGTTGCCGCCACGAGACAGCGCAGCGCTCGACGAAGAGATTCTTCAGTTGCGGAAGGTTGCGACTGATCCGGGTGCGGGCGCAGCGTCTGGGGCGTCATCGGCTGCGAGCATCCGACTGCGTCATCTCCTGCAACAGGCTGGCAAGCTTCAGTCGGAGCGACCGTCCTTCCTCCTGAAGCTCCAGGTGGCGAGTTGCTTCCAGAACCTCGACGCGGTCTACTTCCCCCACAATATCGACTTCCGAGGCAGGTGCTATCCGCTGCCGCCGCACCTGAACCACATGGGCGACGACATTTGCCGCTcactcctcgtcttcgcggaGCCGAAGCCGTTGGGTCCGAACGGTCTCGGCTGGTTGAAGGTCCACATCGCGAACTTGTTCGGAGTCAACAAGGTGAGCTTCGCCGATCGCCAAGCCTGGGTGGACGCGCGCCTCGACCAGCTCCTCCAAGTCGCAGACGATCCACTGAATCCGCGGAGTCTCCACTTGCTGGACCAGGAAGCAGACGATCCGTGGCAGGCGCTGAGCGCGCTCCTGGAGCTGAAGAAAGTTCTTGCACACGGCGCCGAAAACAGCGCGcagttcctctctcgcttgccaATCCACCAAGACGGGAGTTGCAACGGCCTCCAGCACTACGCGGCTCTCGGCCGGGACAGGCGCGGCGGGGAAGCCGTGAACTTGGttggcggcgagaagcccaGAGACGTCTACTCGTTTGTCCTGGAAGTCGTGAAGCAGCGCGTGCACGCGGACGCTGCGCGGGGGCCGGGGCCCGAGGGCCTCGCGCCCCCGGAGAAACGGCTCGCAGGCCTGCTGATGCACCACAACCTCTTGCAGAGAAAAGTGGTGAAGCAGACGGTGATGACGATCTGCTACGGCGTGACAGCGATCGGCGCGCGAGACCAAGTCACCCGCCAGCTGGAAGACTTGATTGGCGAGACAGTCGACGAGGCCACGCTGAAGAGTCTAGGTGGCTACTTGtcccgcgtcgtcctctcgtcGATCGGCGAGGTCTTCCAGAGCGCGATGCGCCTGAAGAAGTGGTTGGACGAAGTCTCCAAGATGCTCAACCGGCTCGGCCTGCCGGTCGCCTGGATGCTTCCGCTGGTCCAGTTTGGCGCCGAACAACCGTATCGGTCGGGAAAGGCCTTGGAGGTCCGAACCGTGCTTCAGACGCACATTGTGAGAGTCGCGGGCGAAGACACTCCGACCAGTGCGTCCAAACAACGCCTGGGCTTCCCACCGAACTTCATTCACTCCCTCGATGCCACGCACATGATGCTTACGGcccgccggtgtctcctgcgccgcccGCCTCCCCTCGTGCCGCCCTCGTTTTCGGGAGCGGCTGGGGCGGGGCCAGGCGCCTGGACCGCGTGCGCGGAGGCCGAGAATGAGAGTGACTGGCGACCCATGGCTTTCGCAGCGGTCCACGACTCTTACTGGACGCATGCCGGAGATGTAGACAGAATGCGGACGGTTCTGCGCCAAGAATTCGTGCGCCTGTACTCCCAGCCGATCCTCGAAGAGTTCTACGAGGGCCTGCGCGCGCGACTCGGACGCGTCGCCGACGAcctgccgccgccgccgagcAAGGGAACCCTCGACATCAACGAAGTGCTGCACAGCGACTATTTCTTCCACTAG